In Osmerus mordax isolate fOsmMor3 chromosome 24, fOsmMor3.pri, whole genome shotgun sequence, the following are encoded in one genomic region:
- the LOC136932661 gene encoding long-chain-fatty-acid--CoA ligase ACSBG2-like isoform X1 — translation MMSEESNCIAANGLPVVEDDSESIHTPKAQSPPDSKLQHIGSLSSPLANGGVEEADPEPDEGEAPDTGSGDSAQETRMPDTQSSLQPDSESDDQGDTSQETGEVAALDPPSPAEAPAKPPRSPGREGPAEGVFAETKPIRLNAASVFLAPADRLWSTVRDQAVKLRMEESGPGSEAPMTVHQMFLETVQSHEDQPALSSKIEGEWVTLTWREYYNQCRAAAKSFLKLGLERFHGVGILGFNSPEWFIADIGCILAGGLAAGIYTTNSPEACQYVAENCEANVLVVENHKQLLKILQVKDQLPHLKAIVQYKDELQQKLPNLYTWAEFMTLGEAVSDEELNAVIDSQRANECCTLIYTSGTTGNPKGVMLSHDNITWIANAAGTMTELKAAEEVVVSYLPLSHVAAQVNDMWICMRVAGTTYFADPDALKGSLGNTLKEVRPTSFLGVPRVWEKMQEKMKAIGAKSSPFRKRIGDWAKSVGLQYSYSAMNGENAVPWGFMLANNLVFKKVRAALGFDRCRACFTGAAPITKETLEYFMSLNLPLFELYGMSESTGPHTISWMDAYHIMSCGKVVIGCKTKLDKPDEDGNGEICFWGRHVFMGYLNMPDKTEEALDHEGWLHSGDLGKHDKKDFLFITGRIKELIITAGGENIPPVPIEDAVKAETAIISNAMLLGDKLKFLSMMLTLKCVVDDNGEPTDELSPEAVEFCQRHRVTATKVSEIIANKEPAIYQAIQEGVERVNARANSNAQKVQKWVLLEKDFSISGGELGPTMKLRRPVVVKIYKDTIDQIYGVTQE, via the exons ATGATGTCTGAAGAGAGCAATTGTATTGCAGCCAACGGGCTTCCTGTTGTGGAGGATGATTCTGAAAG CATCCACACACCAAAGGCCCAGTCACCACCAGACTCCAAACTCCAACACATCGGCAGCCTCTCCAGTCCGCTGGCCaacggaggagtggaggaagcgGACCCCGAGCCTGACGAAGGTGAGGCTCCAGACACTGGGAGCGGTGACTCTGCACAAGAAACACGCATGCCAGACACACAGTCTAGCCTGCAGCCGGACTCAGAGTCTGATGACCAAGGTGATACTAGCCAGGAGACAGGTGAGGTGGCAGCATTAGACCCACCCAGCCCAGCTGAGGCCCCGGCCAAGCCACCCCGGTCCCCAGGACGAGAGGGACCCGCTGAGGGAGTTTTTGCAG AAACAAAGCCGATTCGTCTCAACGCGGCTTCGGTGTTTCTGGCCCCGGCTGACAGACTATGGAGCACGGTCAGGGACCAGGCGGTCAagctgaggatggaggagtcCGGGCCCGGCTCGGAAGCCCCCATGACGGTCCACCAGATGTTCCTGGAGACGGTACAGAGCCACGAAGATCAACCGGCACTGAGCTCCAAGATCGAGGGGGAGTGGGTCACCCTCACATGGAGGGAGTACTACAACCAGTGCAGAGCTGCTGCCAAAAGCTTCCTcaag TTGGGGCTGGAGCGTTTCCATGGTGTTGGTATTCTGGGATTTAACTCTCCGGAGTGGTTCATCGCAGACATCGGCTGTATCTTGGCTGG ggGCCTGGCTGCAGGTATTTACACCACCAATTCACCCGAGGCGTGTCAGTACGTGGCGGAAAACTGCGAGGCCAACGTTCTAGTGGTGGAGAATCATAAACAGCTGCTGAAGATCTTACAG GTTAAAGACCAGCTACCTCATCTGAAAGCCATTGTTCAGTACAAGGATGAGCTACAACAGAAACTACCAAACCTCTACACG TGGGCAGAGTTCATGACGCTGGGGGAGGCGGTGTCAGATGAGGAGCTGAATGCTGTGATTGACAGCCAGAGAGCCAATGAGTGTTGCACGCTCATCTACACCTCAGGCACCACAGGCAATCCCAAAGGGGTCATGTTGAGTCACGACAAC ATCACCTGGATAGCCAACGCTGCGGGTACCATGACAGAACTGAAGGCTGCTGAGGAAGTGGTGGTCAGCTACCTGCCCCTCAGCCATGTGGCCGCCCAGGTCAACGACATGTGGATCTGCATGAGAGTCGCCGGAACGACTTACTTTGCTGACCCTGACGCCCTCAAG GGCTCGTTGGGTAATACCCTAAAGGAGGTGCGCCCCACCAGCTTCCTGGGTGTCCCTCGTGTCTGGGAGAAGATGCAGGAAAAGATGAAAGCCATTGGTGCTAAGTCATCTCCATTCAGGAAGAGAATAGGAGACTGGGCCAAGTCTGTAGGACTCCAGTACAGCTACAGTGCCATGAACGG GGAGAACGCGGTGCCCTGGGGCTTCATGCTGGCCAACAACCTGGTCTTCAAGAAGGTCCGTGCCGCCCTGGGCTTCGACCGCTGCCGGGCCTGCTTCACCGGCGCCGCCCCCATCACCAAGGAGACGCTGGAGTACTTCATGAGCCTCAACCTCCCCCTGTTTGAGCTGTATGGCATGAGCGAGAGCACTGGACCACACACCATCTCCTGGATGGACGCGTACCACATCATGAG CTGTGGGAAGGTGGTGATAGGCTGTAAGACTAAGCTGGACAAGCCGGACGAGGACGGGAATGGAGAGATCTGCTTCTGGGGCCGTCATGTCTTCATGGGCTACCTGAACATGCCGGACAAGACGGAGGAAGCACTGGACCACGAGGGCTGGTTGCACTCAGGAGACCTGGGCAAACACGACAAGAAGGACTTCCTGTTCATCACAGGAAGGATCAAAG AGCTGATCATCACGGCCGGTGGTGAGAACATTCCTCCTGTGCCCATTGAGGACGCGGTGAAAGCTGAAACAGCCATCATCAGCAACGCCATGCTGTTGGGAGACAAGCTTAAGTTCCTCTCCATGATGCTCACTCTCAAA TGCGTTGTGGACGACAACGGCGAACCCACAGATGAGCTAAGCCCTGAGGCTGTGGAGTTCTGTCAGAGGCACCGCGTCACGGCAACCAAGGTCTCGGAGATCATAGCCAATAAGGAGCCAGCCATCTACCAGGCCATCCAGGAGGGAGTGGAGCGAGTCAATGCCAGGGCCAACTCCAACGCTCAGAAGGTGCAGAAATGGGTCCTTCTTGAAAAAGACTTCTCCATTTCCGGAGGAGAGCTGG GCCCTACCATGAAGCTAAGAAGACCTGTTGTGGTGAAAATCTACAAGGACACAATAGACCAGATCTATGGAGTGACACAGGAATAA
- the LOC136932686 gene encoding flavin reductase (NADPH)-like, translating to MTLRMKIAVLGATGQTGHYLVTEALQQGHTVTAIVRNPGKLTVRHEQLKVVEGDIFSEDSLKQHFQGHDAVISCLGFPPSVLYGVTGYTLSMRAMVNAMREAKVNRIITMTSWYTEPESGSQASYLIRFLLLPMIRSVLSNMFEMEHYLKKTEEVNWTVVRPPGLKNVPATAKEFLTHEGYFVPDANGLPVGSSVARGDVARFMLSLLNSNAWFKKGVAVTTK from the exons ATG ACTCTGAGGATGAAGATAGCTGTGCTGGGGGCCACTGGCCAGACGGGCCACTACTTGGTGACTGAGGCCCTGCAGCAAGGGCACACCGTCACAGCCATAGTCAGAAACCCAGGGAAACTCACAGTTCGTCATGAGCAGTTAAAG GTTGTTGAGGGGGACATTTTCTCAGAGGACAGCCTTAAGCAGCACTTTCAAGGACACGATGCTGTTATCTCATGCCTGGGCTTTCCTCCGTCGGTCCTCTACGGTGTCACTGGCTACACCCTCTCCATGAGGGCGATGGTTAACGCCATGCGCGAGGCCAAAGTCAACCGCATCATAACCATGACCTCGTGGTACACTGAGC ccgaATCAGGCTCGCAGGCATCTTACCTCATCCGCTTCCTCCTGCTGCCAATGATCCGGAGTGTTCTCAGTAACATGTTTGAGATGGAGCACTACCTGAAGAAGACCGAGGAGGTCAACTGGACTGTGGTTCGACCCCCTGGTCTCAAGAATGTACCTGCCACag CCAAAGAGTTCCTAACCCACGAGGGGTACTTTGTCCCTGACGCCAATGGACTACCCGTAGGATCTTCTGTTGCCAGGGGTGATGTTGCTCGCTTTATGCTCTCACTGCTCAACAGTAATGCCTGGTTCAAGAAGGGCGTCGCCGTAACAACTAAATAA
- the LOC136932661 gene encoding long-chain-fatty-acid--CoA ligase ACSBG2-like isoform X2 — MMSEESNCIAANGLPVVEDDSESIHTPKAQSPPDSKLQHIGSLSSPLANGGVEEADPEPDEETKPIRLNAASVFLAPADRLWSTVRDQAVKLRMEESGPGSEAPMTVHQMFLETVQSHEDQPALSSKIEGEWVTLTWREYYNQCRAAAKSFLKLGLERFHGVGILGFNSPEWFIADIGCILAGGLAAGIYTTNSPEACQYVAENCEANVLVVENHKQLLKILQVKDQLPHLKAIVQYKDELQQKLPNLYTWAEFMTLGEAVSDEELNAVIDSQRANECCTLIYTSGTTGNPKGVMLSHDNITWIANAAGTMTELKAAEEVVVSYLPLSHVAAQVNDMWICMRVAGTTYFADPDALKGSLGNTLKEVRPTSFLGVPRVWEKMQEKMKAIGAKSSPFRKRIGDWAKSVGLQYSYSAMNGENAVPWGFMLANNLVFKKVRAALGFDRCRACFTGAAPITKETLEYFMSLNLPLFELYGMSESTGPHTISWMDAYHIMSCGKVVIGCKTKLDKPDEDGNGEICFWGRHVFMGYLNMPDKTEEALDHEGWLHSGDLGKHDKKDFLFITGRIKELIITAGGENIPPVPIEDAVKAETAIISNAMLLGDKLKFLSMMLTLKCVVDDNGEPTDELSPEAVEFCQRHRVTATKVSEIIANKEPAIYQAIQEGVERVNARANSNAQKVQKWVLLEKDFSISGGELGPTMKLRRPVVVKIYKDTIDQIYGVTQE; from the exons ATGATGTCTGAAGAGAGCAATTGTATTGCAGCCAACGGGCTTCCTGTTGTGGAGGATGATTCTGAAAG CATCCACACACCAAAGGCCCAGTCACCACCAGACTCCAAACTCCAACACATCGGCAGCCTCTCCAGTCCGCTGGCCaacggaggagtggaggaagcgGACCCCGAGCCTGACGAAG AAACAAAGCCGATTCGTCTCAACGCGGCTTCGGTGTTTCTGGCCCCGGCTGACAGACTATGGAGCACGGTCAGGGACCAGGCGGTCAagctgaggatggaggagtcCGGGCCCGGCTCGGAAGCCCCCATGACGGTCCACCAGATGTTCCTGGAGACGGTACAGAGCCACGAAGATCAACCGGCACTGAGCTCCAAGATCGAGGGGGAGTGGGTCACCCTCACATGGAGGGAGTACTACAACCAGTGCAGAGCTGCTGCCAAAAGCTTCCTcaag TTGGGGCTGGAGCGTTTCCATGGTGTTGGTATTCTGGGATTTAACTCTCCGGAGTGGTTCATCGCAGACATCGGCTGTATCTTGGCTGG ggGCCTGGCTGCAGGTATTTACACCACCAATTCACCCGAGGCGTGTCAGTACGTGGCGGAAAACTGCGAGGCCAACGTTCTAGTGGTGGAGAATCATAAACAGCTGCTGAAGATCTTACAG GTTAAAGACCAGCTACCTCATCTGAAAGCCATTGTTCAGTACAAGGATGAGCTACAACAGAAACTACCAAACCTCTACACG TGGGCAGAGTTCATGACGCTGGGGGAGGCGGTGTCAGATGAGGAGCTGAATGCTGTGATTGACAGCCAGAGAGCCAATGAGTGTTGCACGCTCATCTACACCTCAGGCACCACAGGCAATCCCAAAGGGGTCATGTTGAGTCACGACAAC ATCACCTGGATAGCCAACGCTGCGGGTACCATGACAGAACTGAAGGCTGCTGAGGAAGTGGTGGTCAGCTACCTGCCCCTCAGCCATGTGGCCGCCCAGGTCAACGACATGTGGATCTGCATGAGAGTCGCCGGAACGACTTACTTTGCTGACCCTGACGCCCTCAAG GGCTCGTTGGGTAATACCCTAAAGGAGGTGCGCCCCACCAGCTTCCTGGGTGTCCCTCGTGTCTGGGAGAAGATGCAGGAAAAGATGAAAGCCATTGGTGCTAAGTCATCTCCATTCAGGAAGAGAATAGGAGACTGGGCCAAGTCTGTAGGACTCCAGTACAGCTACAGTGCCATGAACGG GGAGAACGCGGTGCCCTGGGGCTTCATGCTGGCCAACAACCTGGTCTTCAAGAAGGTCCGTGCCGCCCTGGGCTTCGACCGCTGCCGGGCCTGCTTCACCGGCGCCGCCCCCATCACCAAGGAGACGCTGGAGTACTTCATGAGCCTCAACCTCCCCCTGTTTGAGCTGTATGGCATGAGCGAGAGCACTGGACCACACACCATCTCCTGGATGGACGCGTACCACATCATGAG CTGTGGGAAGGTGGTGATAGGCTGTAAGACTAAGCTGGACAAGCCGGACGAGGACGGGAATGGAGAGATCTGCTTCTGGGGCCGTCATGTCTTCATGGGCTACCTGAACATGCCGGACAAGACGGAGGAAGCACTGGACCACGAGGGCTGGTTGCACTCAGGAGACCTGGGCAAACACGACAAGAAGGACTTCCTGTTCATCACAGGAAGGATCAAAG AGCTGATCATCACGGCCGGTGGTGAGAACATTCCTCCTGTGCCCATTGAGGACGCGGTGAAAGCTGAAACAGCCATCATCAGCAACGCCATGCTGTTGGGAGACAAGCTTAAGTTCCTCTCCATGATGCTCACTCTCAAA TGCGTTGTGGACGACAACGGCGAACCCACAGATGAGCTAAGCCCTGAGGCTGTGGAGTTCTGTCAGAGGCACCGCGTCACGGCAACCAAGGTCTCGGAGATCATAGCCAATAAGGAGCCAGCCATCTACCAGGCCATCCAGGAGGGAGTGGAGCGAGTCAATGCCAGGGCCAACTCCAACGCTCAGAAGGTGCAGAAATGGGTCCTTCTTGAAAAAGACTTCTCCATTTCCGGAGGAGAGCTGG GCCCTACCATGAAGCTAAGAAGACCTGTTGTGGTGAAAATCTACAAGGACACAATAGACCAGATCTATGGAGTGACACAGGAATAA